The genomic region TTATTTTTCCTCGACAACGGTTTTTATTTGAAGCGGCTACCGATGCCTGTTTGGCGGTCTATCGGGGAAGCGGTCGCGGCTTGCAGTGGAGTGAGTCTATCCCTTGTTCGGAGTTAAAAGTTGAAGAAGTGGCGGCGGAGTTGAAGGTTCCTCCTTTGAAAGCGGTCGGTCAGGGCGATCGCCCCGCTCCCACGCGGGTAACGTCGAAGGAAAGCAGCCGGAAGGTAGCGTTATAAACTCCGATTTTACCTAAATTTGACATAAAAATTTACATCCTCGATCGTTCGTTGGCTGCTAGGCGGGCGATCGATTCCGATAATCTTCACATTTGTGTTTTAAACTCTGGGTAAACACGCCAGGGAAGACAACAGAAAAAGCGATCGCGATGGGGCGATCGTTCGGGGTGTAGAACTAAATTGAACGAGGGATTATTGCTGTGATGAATACTCGCATTATTAATTTAACCGAACCTTTTGTCGCTGAAGAAATTGAGAAAATTCTAGAAACTTATCCGTTTCATCCCTACCAACAGGTATTTGCCCATCCCGAGTTACGACAAAAACTGATGGCTCACGTCCTCAGCCGAATTCCGAATCAATATGCGGTGGTGAAGACCCCGGAAAGCTGCCACATTGCGATGGAAAAAATACACGCTTCGATCGCCTTGCAGCTCGACGTGAAGGCGGCGATTCATCAAGGCATCCGTCAGCTTTTTGAACTGAATGCGGATTGGGCGGTCGGTCATATCCCCTCGCCAGACGAACCGTCTTATGCTGCTTCCAGTTGGTTTGGTTGAAGTCCGCGAGGGCGATCGTATTGTTGAGCGCAGGGGGTGGAAATGAAGAGTAAGGAACTGATCCGCCAATATGAGGCGGGACAACGGGATTTTTATGGCGTCGGTTTGTCTCACGCCAACTTAAGGGGGGTGAATTTGCAAGGGGCGGATTTACGGCGCGCGAATCTGGCGGGGTCGGATTTGCGCGAGGCGAATTTGCAAGGGGCGAATCTGGCGGCAGCCGATTTAGCGGGGGCGAATTTAGCCGGAGCGAATTTGACGGAAGCCATTTTGAGTACGGCAGATTTGAGCGAGTGCAATCTCACCGCAGCCAATTTGACCCGATCGCAGGCGATCGGGGCGACCCTGACCGGGGCCGATTTGAGTCGGGGGATTCTACGGGAGGCGACCTTGTGGCGGGCGGTGTTACTCTGCGCCGATTTGGCGGAAGCGGATTTAGAAGGGGCGATCGCGATTTCGACGGTGCTACTCGGCGCCCGGTTGACGGGAGCCAATTTGAAGCGGACGAACTTGCGCGAGGCGATCGTCGTCGATGTGGACTGGTCCGGGGTTTGCTTGCGCGAGACGATTTTACCCGGTGGGGAATGTGCGGACGGCGATCGCGGTTGTGGGGTGCGCGTTTGCGGTCCGAGGGGGCGATCGCCCTACTGTCGGTTAGTCTCCTTGGCTGAAATAGGGGAGCGGATCGCTTAAGCCGAGTTCGGCGAAGGCGGCGAGGCGCAAGCGGCACGAGTCGCAGTGACCGCAAGCTTTTTCGCCTCCAGCGTAGCACGACCAGGTCTGTTCCCAAGGGACGCCGAGGCGGTTGCCGAGTTCGACGATTTCGGTTTTTTTAAGGTGCAGCAAGGGAGCGACGATCGCGATCGCCTCCCCTTCGCGTCCCTGTTTGGTTCCCAGACGAAAGACTTCTTGCATCGCCGCCAAATAGTCCGGGCGACAGTCGGGATAGCCGGAGTAGTCCAAAGCGTTGACGCCGAGATAGACCCGACGGGCGGCGATCGCTTCGGCATAGGCGAGGGCAAAACTGAGAAAAATGGTGTTGCGTGCGGGGACGTAGGTGATCGGGATGCTCTGGCTCATGTCCGCTACCGAGCGATCGCCGGGCAGGTCGAGGCGGTCGTCGGTCAGGGCCGAACCCCCCCAGGTTCGGAGGTCGAAGTTGACGACTCGATGCTCGATCGCCCCTGCGTGACGGGCGATCGTCGCCGCCGAAGCCAGCTCTCGGCGGTGACGCTGCTGGTAGTCGAAGGAGAGGGCGTAACAGTCGCATCCATCGGCTTTGGCTTGGTAAATGACGGTGGAGGAGTCCAATCCACCGGAGAGTAAAACAACGGCTTTCACGATCGCTCAATCCCGGAAATGGTGTAGGGGTGTCCCAGTACGGTCTGGGTGATTCATCGAAGATTTTAACGGTTGGGCGATCGATTGTAGGTGTTACTCCCGAAAACTTTCCAAGGAAGCGAGCAGTTCCGGCAATTCTTGGAACATTTTGTCGAGACGGTTCTGCTCCGCCGAAGGTCCCGGAGGGCGGCGACAGAGGTGACGGCTGGAGGTTACTCGGCGTGGGCTTCCCCAATCGCGATCGGCTTCTAAGGGGGTGCCTTGATAGCGGTTGGCTTCTCTTGATGAATGTAACATCGGTTCATTCTCCCTTTTTGTTTGATTTTCAATATGGCTTTTTCCCTATTTATTAGGATTCCCTGTTTTTTGCCGCGATCGGTATTTTTGTTATATTGCTTCATAACTAATAGGGATCGAGGAAAAATACAGATAAAGACGGTTGACAAAAAAAATTTTTTGAGGTAGATTCTGAGGTTGAACCATCGAGGTTTGGCGATCGAATTAAAGCCAACAAAACAACGGCAGATCGCACGAGGCGATCGCCGTTATCGGAGTAGACGAGTTCAACGGCAGGTTTAATATTGCGGAACCGACGAATCGACTTGCCGACTCCACGCCGCAATTCCTCCCCGGACGTTTGTCCCTTCGATTCCCGCCTGCTTGAGAATCGCCAAAGCTTTCGCCGATCGCGCGCCGACCTTACAATGGACGATCAAGCGGTGACCGTTGAGTTCGGCTTTGAGCTTTTCGATCCCCTCGCCGCCTTCAATTTCTGCCAGGGGAATTAACAGCGAACCGGGAAGTTTGGCGATCGCGTATTCGTCAGGAGTGCGAACGTCGAGCAAGAGGATTTTTTCCGCTTGGCGATCGAGTAATTCTTTAAGTTCGGTCACGGTGATTTCGGGAATGTCCCTCATCGCTTTCGCCGCTCGTTCTTTCGCTTGCGTAATACCGCAGAACTGTTCGTAATCAATTAACTTGTCAATCGCCGGACGTTCCGGATTTGGCGTTAGTTTTAACTCGCGAAACTTCATCTGTAAAGCATTGTAAAGCAGCAACCGACCGCTCAACGTCGTTCCCGACCCGGTAATGATTTTCACCGTTTCCGTCGCTTGAATCACCCCGATTATTCCCGGGAGAATTCCTAACACTCCACCTTCCGCACAAGAGGGAACCAGTCCCGGCGGTGGCGGTTCCGGGTACAAGTCGCGATAGTTCGGACCGCCTCGGTAGTTAAACACCGACGCCTGTCCTTCAAACCGAAAAATCGACCCGTACACATTCGGTTTGTCGAGTAAGACACACGCATCGTTAACGAGATAGCGGGTGGGGAAGTTGTCCGTTCCATCGACGACGATATCGTAAGCTTCGAGGATATCGAGTGCATTTTGCGAACTCAGGCGGGTTTCGTACAAGTCCACCTGACAAAACGGGTTAATTTCTAAGATCCGTTGTTTCGCCGATTCGATTTTGGGTTGACCCACCCAGGCGGTCCCGTGGATGACCTGGCGTTGTAAGTTGGAGGTGTCAACGACATCGAAATCGACGATCCCGAGGCGCCCGATCCCGGCGGCGGCGAGATAGAGTAATAAAGGCGAACCGAGTCCCCCTGTTCCGATACATAATACACTCGCCGCTTTGAGGCGTTTTTGTCCTTCAACGCCGATTTCCGGCAAAATCAAATGACGGGAATAGCGTTCGTAATCGTCTTTGGTTAGCTCGATGTCGTCGAGATTGGGGTTGAGCATGATTTCTCGCTAGAGAACGAGGGTCTGAATTCAGGTTAGATTGAGTTAAATTATAGCGATCGCCGGGTCATTGCTACCCTCGCCGTTATTGTTGAGTTCGCTCAATCTTCGCGATTTTCTTCAGCCCATTGACGGACAAGTTC from Oxynema aestuarii AP17 harbors:
- a CDS encoding DUF1830 domain-containing protein, which codes for MNVCAVASLVEVNTMLCCYLNETLTLQIVRVMQGDRRILERVIFPRQRFLFEAATDACLAVYRGSGRGLQWSESIPCSELKVEEVAAELKVPPLKAVGQGDRPAPTRVTSKESSRKVAL
- a CDS encoding late competence development ComFB family protein, whose amino-acid sequence is MNTRIINLTEPFVAEEIEKILETYPFHPYQQVFAHPELRQKLMAHVLSRIPNQYAVVKTPESCHIAMEKIHASIALQLDVKAAIHQGIRQLFELNADWAVGHIPSPDEPSYAASSWFG
- the queC gene encoding 7-cyano-7-deazaguanine synthase QueC, whose product is MKAVVLLSGGLDSSTVIYQAKADGCDCYALSFDYQQRHRRELASAATIARHAGAIEHRVVNFDLRTWGGSALTDDRLDLPGDRSVADMSQSIPITYVPARNTIFLSFALAYAEAIAARRVYLGVNALDYSGYPDCRPDYLAAMQEVFRLGTKQGREGEAIAIVAPLLHLKKTEIVELGNRLGVPWEQTWSCYAGGEKACGHCDSCRLRLAAFAELGLSDPLPYFSQGD
- a CDS encoding pentapeptide repeat-containing protein; translation: MKSKELIRQYEAGQRDFYGVGLSHANLRGVNLQGADLRRANLAGSDLREANLQGANLAAADLAGANLAGANLTEAILSTADLSECNLTAANLTRSQAIGATLTGADLSRGILREATLWRAVLLCADLAEADLEGAIAISTVLLGARLTGANLKRTNLREAIVVDVDWSGVCLRETILPGGECADGDRGCGVRVCGPRGRSPYCRLVSLAEIGERIA
- the moeB gene encoding molybdopterin-synthase adenylyltransferase MoeB, whose translation is MLNPNLDDIELTKDDYERYSRHLILPEIGVEGQKRLKAASVLCIGTGGLGSPLLLYLAAAGIGRLGIVDFDVVDTSNLQRQVIHGTAWVGQPKIESAKQRILEINPFCQVDLYETRLSSQNALDILEAYDIVVDGTDNFPTRYLVNDACVLLDKPNVYGSIFRFEGQASVFNYRGGPNYRDLYPEPPPPGLVPSCAEGGVLGILPGIIGVIQATETVKIITGSGTTLSGRLLLYNALQMKFRELKLTPNPERPAIDKLIDYEQFCGITQAKERAAKAMRDIPEITVTELKELLDRQAEKILLLDVRTPDEYAIAKLPGSLLIPLAEIEGGEGIEKLKAELNGHRLIVHCKVGARSAKALAILKQAGIEGTNVRGGIAAWSRQVDSSVPQY